The Corynebacterium glaucum genome includes a region encoding these proteins:
- a CDS encoding ribonuclease J: MNEPRNRARKVTRKAGPPEPADQQPVFQAPENPASNQGGTGDSAAAATNGNGHGGNSRGQNGNGGHDGNGGGNGGNGNNGGRNRRRGRGRGGQGGGGDRRNPVKQMQGADLTKRLPAPPKAANGTLRIYALGGISEVGRNMTVFEYDGRLLIVDCGVLFPNSGEPGVDLVLPDFGPIENKMDKVEALIVTHGHEDHIGAIPWLLKLRPDIPIYSSRFTNALIAAKTKEHRQRPKLHEVNKDSDINVGPFRLRFWHVNHSIPECLGVSIKTGAGHVVMTGDVKVDQTPYDGKPTDIPALARLGDEGIDLFMCDSTNATIPGISASEAGIEETLTRLVSQARQRVVIASFASNVARVQMAINAAVANHRKVAFNGRSMMRNMEIAEKMSLLKAPKGTIIPIEEAAKMAPHKTLLITTGTQGEPMAALSRMSRREHRQITVRDGDTIILSSSLIPGNEEAVFAVINNLAQIGANVITNTDAHVHASGHGYAGELLMLYNAARPTCAMPVHGEWRHMRANKELAISTGVRPEFVALAQNGVVVDMQKGKVKVVGQYQVGQLYVDGETMGDVDPDVLADRTSLASGGVVSITCVIDDSTGRLLETPRVSTTGFSEDDRDFNKRVIEGVETVMGDLAAEGENDPYRMVQQLRRKVSRAIEQKYKREPVILPTVVPMAADNVPVDDNEVHATRESL, encoded by the coding sequence ATGAATGAACCCCGTAACCGCGCCCGAAAGGTGACGCGTAAGGCAGGCCCGCCGGAGCCCGCAGACCAGCAGCCGGTATTCCAGGCACCTGAGAACCCCGCGTCGAACCAGGGCGGTACCGGTGATTCTGCGGCTGCCGCGACTAACGGCAACGGCCACGGTGGAAACAGCCGTGGCCAGAACGGCAACGGCGGCCATGACGGAAACGGTGGCGGTAATGGCGGAAACGGTAACAACGGTGGCCGCAACCGTCGACGAGGTCGCGGACGCGGTGGCCAGGGAGGCGGCGGCGACCGCCGGAACCCGGTCAAGCAGATGCAGGGCGCGGATTTGACCAAACGCCTGCCTGCTCCACCGAAGGCTGCCAACGGCACACTCCGCATTTACGCCCTCGGCGGCATTTCTGAGGTGGGCCGCAACATGACGGTCTTCGAGTATGACGGCCGACTGCTTATCGTCGACTGTGGCGTGCTCTTCCCGAACTCCGGTGAGCCCGGTGTTGACCTGGTACTGCCTGACTTTGGCCCCATCGAGAACAAGATGGACAAGGTCGAGGCCTTGATTGTTACCCACGGTCACGAAGACCACATCGGCGCCATCCCGTGGCTGCTTAAGCTGCGCCCGGACATCCCGATTTACTCTTCCCGCTTCACCAACGCTCTGATCGCGGCAAAAACCAAGGAGCACCGCCAGCGTCCGAAGCTGCACGAGGTGAACAAGGATTCCGATATCAATGTCGGCCCGTTCCGCCTGCGCTTCTGGCACGTGAACCACTCCATTCCGGAGTGCCTCGGTGTGTCCATCAAGACGGGTGCCGGCCATGTCGTAATGACCGGTGACGTCAAGGTCGATCAGACTCCGTACGACGGTAAGCCGACAGACATCCCGGCACTCGCTCGCTTGGGCGACGAGGGCATTGACTTATTCATGTGCGATTCCACCAACGCCACCATCCCGGGCATTTCCGCCTCGGAGGCCGGAATCGAAGAAACACTGACGCGTCTGGTCTCCCAAGCCCGACAGCGTGTGGTCATCGCGTCCTTCGCTTCGAATGTCGCCCGCGTGCAGATGGCGATCAACGCTGCCGTTGCCAACCACCGCAAGGTGGCCTTCAACGGCCGCTCCATGATGCGCAACATGGAAATCGCCGAGAAGATGAGCCTGCTCAAGGCGCCCAAGGGCACGATCATCCCGATCGAAGAAGCCGCAAAGATGGCGCCGCACAAGACGCTGCTCATCACCACAGGCACCCAGGGTGAGCCGATGGCAGCGCTGAGCCGCATGTCGCGCCGTGAGCACCGCCAGATCACCGTCCGCGACGGCGACACGATCATCCTGTCCTCCTCGCTGATCCCGGGTAATGAAGAAGCGGTGTTCGCCGTGATCAACAACCTCGCACAGATCGGCGCGAACGTGATCACCAATACCGATGCGCACGTGCACGCTTCCGGCCACGGGTACGCCGGCGAGCTGCTCATGCTGTACAACGCTGCGCGACCGACCTGCGCGATGCCGGTGCACGGTGAGTGGCGCCACATGCGCGCCAACAAAGAGCTCGCGATTTCAACCGGTGTGCGCCCGGAGTTCGTTGCTCTCGCGCAAAATGGTGTCGTCGTCGATATGCAGAAGGGCAAGGTCAAAGTCGTCGGTCAGTACCAGGTCGGCCAGCTCTACGTCGATGGTGAGACTATGGGCGATGTCGATCCGGACGTGCTCGCCGACCGCACCTCGCTCGCATCCGGCGGTGTTGTGTCCATCACCTGTGTGATCGATGACAGTACCGGTCGTCTCCTTGAAACCCCGCGCGTGTCCACCACGGGCTTCTCCGAGGATGACCGCGACTTCAACAAGCGTGTCATCGAGGGTGTAGAGACGGTCATGGGTGACCTCGCTGCCGAGGGCGAGAACGACCCGTATCGCATGGTGCAGCAACTGCGCCGCAAGGTGAGCCGCGCGATTGAGCAGAAGTACAAGCGCGAACCGGTCATTCTGCCGACGGTCGTCCCGATGGCAGCTGACAACGTCCCGGTCGACGACAACGAGGTGCACGCTACCCGCGAGTCGCTCTAA
- the dapA gene encoding 4-hydroxy-tetrahydrodipicolinate synthase translates to MGTSMRANRGAEVFGTACVAMVTPFDAYGDLDLDAGRKLAAHLVDNGMDSLVLAGTTGESPTTTVEEKLELLKAVKEEVGDRARLIAGAGTNNTRTTVELAQASRDAGADALLVVTPYYSKPSQTGLLAHFTAVAQATDLPICLYDIPGRSGIPIAGPTIAELAQLDTVQAVKDAKGDFFEAAGLIQNTDLAWFSGDDPLNLPWLAMGATGFISVVGHAAPRALRELITSFEAGDLARAREINANTIDLLAKQQAVLGGATFAKAALRLQGIEVGDPRLPVAAAAETQIEALRDDMEKAGVL, encoded by the coding sequence ATGGGCACATCTATGAGAGCTAACCGCGGAGCTGAAGTTTTCGGCACTGCCTGCGTTGCCATGGTCACGCCGTTCGATGCATACGGCGACCTTGATCTCGACGCAGGCCGCAAGTTGGCCGCCCACCTCGTGGACAACGGGATGGATTCCCTCGTCTTGGCAGGCACCACCGGTGAATCTCCGACAACGACTGTCGAAGAAAAGCTTGAGCTACTCAAGGCAGTAAAAGAAGAAGTAGGGGATCGGGCACGCTTGATCGCAGGAGCGGGTACAAACAACACCCGCACCACGGTTGAGCTGGCGCAGGCGTCGAGAGACGCAGGTGCTGACGCGCTGCTTGTGGTCACCCCGTACTACTCGAAGCCGTCACAGACCGGCTTGCTTGCCCACTTCACGGCCGTCGCACAAGCGACGGATCTGCCTATCTGTCTCTACGACATCCCAGGTCGATCCGGAATTCCGATTGCGGGTCCAACGATCGCAGAGTTGGCGCAGCTGGACACCGTGCAGGCGGTGAAAGACGCTAAGGGGGATTTCTTCGAAGCCGCTGGGTTGATCCAGAACACTGACCTGGCGTGGTTCTCGGGCGACGACCCGTTGAACCTGCCGTGGCTTGCAATGGGTGCCACCGGCTTCATTTCCGTTGTCGGGCATGCTGCACCGCGTGCACTTCGGGAATTGATCACGAGTTTCGAGGCCGGCGACCTCGCCCGTGCGCGGGAGATTAACGCCAACACCATCGATTTGCTTGCAAAGCAACAAGCAGTCCTCGGTGGTGCAACGTTCGCGAAAGCAGCTCTGCGACTGCAGGGCATTGAGGTTGGAGATCCACGACTGCCCGTCGCCGCGGCGGCGGAAACGCAGATCGAGGCGCTCCGAGACGATATGGAGAAGGCTGGAGTCCTTTAA
- the thyX gene encoding FAD-dependent thymidylate synthase, with product MAVESTLDVQLIASSKFTMPTGVAWEVDEGATDAEAIVEFAGRACYETWDKPNPHTRANDAYLRHIIDVGHDALLEHATATMYIRGLSRAAGNELLRHRHFSFSQLSQRYVHAGGGEVVVPDAIAGDDELRRLFLNAVDEARFVHDELLAALEDNLASEPNALLRAKKARQAARAVLPNATETRFVVTGNFRAWRSFIAARASEHADTEIRGLAIACLELLREESPVLFSDFLISELADGTRMATSPYVS from the coding sequence ATGGCAGTGGAGTCCACGCTGGACGTGCAACTCATCGCCTCCTCGAAGTTCACCATGCCAACCGGTGTTGCGTGGGAGGTGGATGAGGGGGCGACTGACGCCGAGGCGATAGTGGAGTTCGCTGGCCGCGCGTGCTACGAAACGTGGGACAAGCCGAACCCTCACACCCGAGCTAACGACGCGTATCTGCGCCACATTATCGACGTCGGGCATGACGCCCTCCTCGAGCACGCGACGGCGACGATGTATATCCGCGGTTTGTCGCGGGCGGCGGGCAACGAGCTTCTGCGGCACCGGCATTTCTCGTTCTCACAGCTCTCTCAGCGGTACGTTCACGCCGGCGGGGGAGAAGTTGTGGTGCCGGACGCGATCGCGGGCGACGACGAGCTGCGCCGACTGTTTTTGAACGCTGTAGACGAAGCACGTTTCGTCCACGACGAACTCCTCGCGGCTTTAGAAGACAACCTTGCAAGCGAGCCGAACGCGCTGCTGCGTGCGAAGAAGGCTCGGCAGGCCGCGCGGGCGGTGCTGCCCAACGCGACCGAAACCCGGTTTGTGGTTACCGGCAATTTCCGTGCGTGGCGGAGTTTCATTGCAGCTCGAGCATCGGAGCATGCTGACACGGAGATCCGTGGACTGGCTATCGCCTGCCTCGAGCTGCTGCGGGAGGAGTCTCCGGTGCTGTTCAGCGATTTCCTCATTAGCGAGCTTGCCGACGGCACACGCATGGCCACCAGCCCGTACGTGTCGTAG
- the dapB gene encoding 4-hydroxy-tetrahydrodipicolinate reductase, translating to MTMKVGVLGAKGRVGSAVVAGVKAAEDLELVAEIDHGDSLDALVETGTEVIVDFTTPNAVMDNLEYCISHGIHCVVGTTGFDDERYEQVRRWCAESDGVGVLIAPNFAISAVLTMAFAKQAAPFFESAEVVEYHHPNKLDAPSGTAIKTAQGIAGARREAGLDPMPDATEQSLDGARGANVDGVHVHAVRMTGMVAHEEVIFGTQDQSLTIRQDSYGRDSFVPGVLTGVRQVADYPGLTIGLDKYLGL from the coding sequence GAGTACTGGGTGCGAAAGGGCGCGTTGGATCCGCCGTCGTGGCGGGTGTGAAGGCCGCCGAGGACCTAGAGCTTGTCGCAGAAATTGACCATGGCGATTCGCTGGATGCGCTCGTCGAGACGGGTACTGAGGTCATTGTTGATTTCACGACGCCCAATGCTGTGATGGATAACCTCGAGTACTGCATCTCGCACGGCATTCACTGCGTGGTGGGCACGACTGGTTTCGACGACGAACGCTACGAGCAGGTTCGCCGCTGGTGTGCGGAGTCGGACGGGGTCGGTGTGCTAATCGCGCCGAACTTCGCGATTTCCGCAGTATTAACGATGGCGTTTGCGAAGCAGGCTGCGCCGTTCTTTGAATCAGCCGAAGTGGTGGAGTACCACCACCCGAACAAGCTTGACGCGCCGTCGGGTACCGCTATTAAGACTGCCCAGGGCATTGCCGGCGCTCGGCGCGAGGCGGGTTTGGATCCCATGCCAGATGCCACCGAGCAGTCCTTGGACGGTGCGCGCGGAGCAAACGTGGACGGCGTGCATGTACATGCGGTGCGTATGACGGGCATGGTCGCCCACGAAGAGGTCATCTTTGGCACGCAGGACCAGTCCTTGACCATCCGGCAGGATTCGTACGGCAGGGATTCGTTCGTCCCGGGTGTGCTGACCGGCGTGCGCCAGGTGGCCGACTACCCGGGTCTCACAATCGGCCTAGACAAGTACCTGGGGCTTTAA